The Terriglobales bacterium DNA segment TGACGAAGCCGAAATCGGTGGGCAGGTTGCCGCTGACTTCGCGCCAGTTGTCGCCGGCGTCGTCGCTGCGCATGACGTCCCAATGCTTTTGCATGAATAGAGTCTCGGGACGAGAGCGATGCAGGGCGATGCGGTGGACGCAGTGGCCAACCTCGGCCTTGGGGTCGGGGATGTATTCCGACACCAGGCCGCGGTTGATGGGACGCCAGGATTTGCCGCCGTCGTCGGTGCGGAAAGCGCCGGCGGCGGAGATGGCGATGAACATGCGGCCGTTCTCCCTGGGGTCCAGCAGGATGGTGTGCAGGCACATGCCACCGGCGCCGGGCTGCCACTTGGGGCCGGTGCCGTGGCCGCGCAGGCCGGCGAGTTCGTGCCAGGACTTGCCGCCGTCGGCGGAGCGGAACAGGCCGGCATCTTCGATGCCGGCGTAGACGGTGTCCGGATCCTTGAGCGAGGGCTCGAGATGCCAGACGCGCTTGAACTCCCAGGGATGCTGAGTGCCGTCGTACCACTGGTGGGTGGTGAGGGGCTTGCCGGTTTCGGGCGAGGTGTCATAGACGAACTTGTTGCTCTCGCCCTTGGGGCTGCCGTCGGGGGCAGTGAGGGGTTCGCCGGGGGGCGTGCCGGGCTGATGCCAGGTCTTGCCGCCGTCATCGGAGCGCTGAATGATCTGCCCGAACCAGCCGCTGGTCTGCGAGCAGTAAAGCCGGTTGGGGTCGGCGGGAGAACCCTTGAGGTGATAGATCTCCCAGCCGGCGAAGTGCGGACCGCTGACCTCCCAGTTCTTGCGCTTGCCATCGGAGGTGAGAATGAACGCGCCCTTGCGCGTGCCTGCCAGTACCCGAATGCCGCTCATGAATCCACGCTCCTCGCTGTTTTGTTTATTGGTGCCTCTGACTCTTGTTACGGAATGCCGGGGCTAGGCATCGACCAGGACGTTGAATCCGCCGTAGGCCATGCGCTTGACGTCGAAGGGCATCTTCTTGCCGTCCATCATCGAAGCCAGGGTCGGATCCTTCATGACCTTGGCGTTGACGCGATCGCGATGGCGGCGCGACTTATATACGATGAAGGAGAAAAGCACCGTCTCGCCGGGCTTGAGCTTCATGATGCGCGGAAACGGGACCCCGAATTTCACCTTGAGGTCCTCGCCCAAGCATTCCTTGTAGTCGATTGCACCGTGCTTGCGCCACAC contains these protein-coding regions:
- a CDS encoding sialidase family protein, giving the protein MSGIRVLAGTRKGAFILTSDGKRKNWEVSGPHFAGWEIYHLKGSPADPNRLYCSQTSGWFGQIIQRSDDGGKTWHQPGTPPGEPLTAPDGSPKGESNKFVYDTSPETGKPLTTHQWYDGTQHPWEFKRVWHLEPSLKDPDTVYAGIEDAGLFRSADGGKSWHELAGLRGHGTGPKWQPGAGGMCLHTILLDPRENGRMFIAISAAGAFRTDDGGKSWRPINRGLVSEYIPDPKAEVGHCVHRIALHRSRPETLFMQKHWDVMRSDDAGDNWREVSGNLPTDFGFVIDVHAHEPETIYVVPIKSDSEHFPLEGKLRVYRSRSGGNEWEPLTKGLPQSNCYVNVLRDAMAVDALDPCGVYFGTTGGQVYASADAGDNWAPIVRDLPAVLSVEVQTLP
- a CDS encoding DUF1428 domain-containing protein, translating into MSYVDGFVLAVPKKNLRAYARMARAAGKVWRKHGAIDYKECLGEDLKVKFGVPFPRIMKLKPGETVLFSFIVYKSRRHRDRVNAKVMKDPTLASMMDGKKMPFDVKRMAYGGFNVLVDA